CTCCGAAGCTCTCAGCCAGCCCGAAACGCCCATCACCCTCTAGTCGTGTGTCCGTCATCCTGCACACACAGATAGCACTGGGCGGGCGTGCAGTCTCTAGGGGCGACGGCCGCCGCGTGACAAATAATGTCCGCCCGAGAGTCCCGCCGCAAGCCAAGGCGAAGGCCACTCGGATCTTTCACGAGCCCTGTCACACAAACTCGAAGTGAAGAGATGTGTCTCGCATCGACCCCGAGCACGTGGGTGTTGCAGCCGCCATTCCCGGCGCTACCGGGGCGGCCCTCCGATACGCGCCATCACGTTGCCTCCCGGATACAACGAAGCGAGGTTCGCATGTCACATCCTCAACGTGGCGCAGGCCGACCTGCGTCAGTCATCAGGTCTGCGACAGCGCCGGCCTGGGCTCGTCCGCCACGTAGTCCGAGTAACCGCTGGCTACGATCGCTGGTTCCCCTCTTGCTGTGCCTCGTGAGCATCCCGGTCCTTGCAAAATCCACCCAGCGCGATCCGTTCGAACAACCCGTCATCCGCCCGCGGGCGGCTCACGTGGACGTCATCGATGCGCACCCAACGCCAAGACGTGAAGCCACGACGACCCGCGGCGTTCCCCTCCCCCCCAAACCCACGGCCGCCGCTCCTCAGGTCAAACCCAGCTGGCTATGGCTGGAAGCCACGCCCGCTGACAACGCAGTGTTGCTACGTACCCCCGCGGCAACGTCGCGTGCAGCTTTCAGCGCTCGGGTCACCATCATGCTCCACGGCATGTGCGACGTCCCTCAGAACGAATGTCCCAGCTTTGCCTCGGCAACCGACGATGCCTGGTTGCTCTGCCCTCAGGCGAGCATCGGTTGCAATGGTGGCGGAGCTACGTGGAACTGGAAGACACGCGTCGAACGAGTAGAGAGAGCGACGGAGCGGGCGCTCTCGGGCCAGGATGTATCCCAGGATACCCCTCGCACTTTGATCGGCTTCTCTCTAGGCGCGAGCACCGCCCTCGAGGTGGCGCAGAACGGCCACGGCCGCTACGACGCACTCGTGCTGATCGCTGGGCGCATCTACCCCGACGCAAAGAAGCTGAAAGCCCACGGCGTGCAGCGCGTCGTGCTCGCCGCTGGCGACTTCGACGGCAGCGCGCCGCACCTCCGCGCGGAATCTTCGCGGCTCGAGCGCGCGGGTGTCGAAACCCGCTTCATGAGTCTTGGCAAGGTGGGACACCAGTTTGCGCGAGACATGCCCACCTGGCTAGATGATGCCCTGACCTGGGCAGAGCGGCGCCCCGCGCAGGCGGGCTCGCTCAAGCCGTCGCGTTGAGACGCGCTCGCTCCAAGCGGCGCTTGGCGTTCATCCCGAGCAACGCGAACGGTAGGATCGGGATCAAGACGCCGAGCATGGCGGTTCCCGCAACAAGGCCAGCAAAGGACGCCATGACGTAGAGCGGGATGTCCGTCGCTCGCGCGCGCGTCGGCTCGTCCACGCCAAGCTCGTCAGCCACTTCCCCGACTCCACGTTGCAGGAGCTGTGGCAGCTCCAATCCGTACAGTGAGTGACTGCGACGCCCACGGACGAACGCGCGAAACGAGCGTCTCGGAGAGAAGAACAACGCGAAGCCCATCGACGACAGGTTCAGCTGCCACGCCGCGAGGAAGCCCTTGCACCCCGCGCCGATCTCCCAGGCAGCGATTTCAATCTCGCCCTGGAGATCCGTTTGGTAGCCGGTCAGCACATGATGGAGGTCGTGGTACCCGACGGCGCGAACGCGGCCAGCCGTGTTGGGGAACGGAAACGGGATCGGCCCGAGTTTGAAGTCGACCCAAGGGTCGTTGTAGCCCCCATCGGGACCGAAATGATTGTCCTCGAAGTACTGTTGCCGAGCGACTGCGAGGGTGTCGGAACGACGGTAACTGGAACTCATGGCGTCCTCCTCAATAATGACCACGGTCATTAATAGTCTCAAGCCTGGGGCTGGGAAAGGCCTGGACGGCCTAAAACGTCCTGTGCGACAAATTGACCATGGTCATAAAAACTGACCCTCCGTCCAGGAACTCGACCCGCTCCAGGCGAGCCGAGAAAAAGCAGGACAAGCGTGAGCGCATCCGAGCCGCTGCTTGGGACCTGTTCACGCGTCAGGGCTACGCCGCGACGACGACCAAGCAGATCGCAAAACACGCGGGCATCGCCTCCGGCACTCTGTTCCTCTACGCGAAGGACAAGCCCGACCTGCTCTGCATGGTGTTCCAAGAGCGATTGCAGCGGGTGTCTGACGCCCAGCTCGCGACTATACCTCGGGAGAGTTGCCTCTTGGATCAACTGTTGTGGGTTTTCCGTGGGGTTTTTGACAACTACGCAGAGCACCAAAGCTTGGCGCGAGAATTCATCGCCGTGTTTCCTGGTAGCCAAGGCCCCAACACGGACCTGCTCCACGGGACGACGCTCGCGTTTCTGCAAGGCATCGCACATTTGGTCATGGCCGCCCAGCGACGCGGCGAGGTCAGCGAGGAGGTGCTACCTCTGCAGGCAGCGTCCAACATCTTCGCCCTCTACTTCGGAGTGCTCTTGCAGTGGTTGAGCGGCATGCTTGACTTCGACCACGTCCTGGAGCCAACTTTGAAGAGCGCCCTCGACCTGCAACTGCGCGGTTTTTATCCTCGCGGAATTATTTCAGCCACGTAGGCTGCAGACTCGCTCGCTCAAATCGCGTAGTGCGCGCGCAGGCGTCGCCCTCGAGGCTCGCTCAAAAGCGCCAAGAAGGCCCCTAACGCCGGCGTCGCGTGACGCCCGTCTCGACGCACCGCGTGCAGGCTGCGGCGAATTGGCTCGCCGCGCAGCCGAACCTCTGTGAGGCGGCCACTATCGAGCTCGGCGCGTACCGCCAAGCGAGACATCATCGAGA
This sequence is a window from Polyangiaceae bacterium. Protein-coding genes within it:
- a CDS encoding TetR/AcrR family transcriptional regulator, yielding MVIKTDPPSRNSTRSRRAEKKQDKRERIRAAAWDLFTRQGYAATTTKQIAKHAGIASGTLFLYAKDKPDLLCMVFQERLQRVSDAQLATIPRESCLLDQLLWVFRGVFDNYAEHQSLAREFIAVFPGSQGPNTDLLHGTTLAFLQGIAHLVMAAQRRGEVSEEVLPLQAASNIFALYFGVLLQWLSGMLDFDHVLEPTLKSALDLQLRGFYPRGIISAT